A single genomic interval of Arachis duranensis cultivar V14167 chromosome 7, aradu.V14167.gnm2.J7QH, whole genome shotgun sequence harbors:
- the LOC127740565 gene encoding secreted RxLR effector protein 161-like yields MDNAKAMDTPMSITCYLDKDEQGKSIDVKKYRGMIGSLLYLTASRPDIMFSVCMCARYQANPKESHLSAVKRIMKYLIGTLNVGLWYPKGSTCDLIGYSDSDFAGCKLDRKSTSGTCHLLGNSLVSWYSKKQVSVALSTAEAEYVAAGSCCAQILWMKQQLVDYGLMLDHIPIKCDNTSAINLTKNPVQQLRTKHIEIRHHFIRDHVEKGDVVIEFVETSKQLADIFTKPLCKESFFNIRNELGILDSNLI; encoded by the coding sequence ATGGATAATGCTAAGGCAATGGACACACCAATGAGCATTACTTGCTACCTTGACAAAGATGAACAAGGTAAAAGCATAGATGTAAAGAAGTATAGAGGCATGATAGGATCATTACTTTATCTAACGGCAAGTAGGCCAGATATCATGTTTAGTGTATGCATGTGTGCGAGATACCAAGCTAATCCTAAGGAATCTCACTTAAGTGCGGTGAAAAGGATTATGAAGTATCTCATAGGAACATTAAATGTTGGATTGTGGTATCCGAAAGGATCCACTTGTGATTTGATTGGTTATTCCGATTCCGATTTTGCCGGTTGCAAATTGGATAGGAAAAGCACTAGCGGCACTTGTCACTTGCTAGGAAACTCTCTTGTTTCATGGTATAGTAAGAAACAAGTAAGTGTAGCCTTGTCTACCGCCGAAGCCGAGTATGTAGCCGCCGGTAGTTGTTGCGCCCAAATTTTATGGATGAAACAACAACTTGTGGACTATGGACTCATGCTTGATCACATTCCTATCAAATGTGATAATACTAGTGCAATAAATTTAACCAAGAATCCGGTTCAACAATTAAGAACCAAGCATATTGAGATTAGACATCACTTCATAAGAGACCATGTTGAAAAGGGTGATGTGGTTATTGAATTTGTCGAAACTAGTAAACAACTAGCGGACATCTTCACTAAACCTTTATGTAAAGAAAGTTTTTTTAACATCCGAAATGAACTTGGTATCTTGGATTCTAATCTAATATGA